From a single Brassica napus cultivar Da-Ae chromosome C9, Da-Ae, whole genome shotgun sequence genomic region:
- the LOC106442257 gene encoding SNF2 domain-containing protein CLASSY 2-like, translating into MKRRRFYDLKHPFDPFPFEIFSCGTWNPVEYIRIQHGKMTVPLLENGYILEDIRPFQRLRLRSRKATLNDCTCFLRPGIDVCVLYPLHEDDLEPVWIDARIVSIERKPHESECTCEIYVKIYIDQGCIGMEGQRINRDSVIIGLNQISILQKFYKEQSGDQFYRWKFSEDCTTLMKTRLSLGNFLPDLSWLLVTSVMKNIVFHVRTVQTKMVYEIVTDEASSSSLSSMNITVEDGVSLSKVVMFNPADIVDLEVNQETELYSEEDDVVELRRSKRRVMRPDRYTGCDYQLDTNDGWVRMMPYRFEKLDVVSMEDEYYYYEEEDSGHEEDDDTQNDLFKIKRSKSLRLKPKRRQGQIVMVEKKRRRGPGVKQRKSLQVIPKRRQGQIVMIDKKRGRELGRKEKFGLTVIPFTPVFDPIPLEQFGLNANSLDQGGGFSRNQYFDDIENYRSKSAKFGKKATEMEEMMESDLCWKGPNHVVKSVQTRVTRSSSRSAAQKNKCSDEPKVYKKVTLSAGAYNKLIDAYMSNIDSTIASLNEPASVVDQWEELKKTNFASKPHGWEMGGASSEDGEGETSENDMLWREMELCLASSYILDDNEVRVDNEAFEKAKSGCEHEYMLDEEIGMCCRLCGHVGSEIKHVSAPFAKHKKWTIETKQIEEDDIKTKLSHKKSTSKDFTMSNDSPEMLTAEESDNVWALIPHLKRKLHMHQRRAFEFLWRNLAGSVEPPLMDPTSDNIGGCVISHAPGAGKTFLMIAFLTSYLKLFPGKRPLVLAPKTTLYTWYKEFIKWEIPVPVHLIHGRRTYCVFKKNSVVNFNRVPKPSQDVMHVLDCLEKIQKWHAHPSVLVMGYTSFLTLMREDSKFAHRKYMAKVLRESPGLLILDEGHNPRSTKSRLRKGLMKVGTDLRILLSGTLFQNNFCEYFNTLCLARPKFVHEVLMELDKKFKANQGVNKAPHLLENRARKFFLDNIAKKIDAGVGDERLQGLNMLRNMTTSFIDNYEGSGGGDALPGLQIYTLLMNSTDIQHKILTKLGNVMASYHGFLLELELLVTLAAIHPWLVKTSACCAKFLNAQELLEIERLKHDAKKGSKVMFVLNLVFRVVKREKILIFCHNIAPIRLFIELFESIFRWQRGREILTLTGDQELFERGRVIDKFEEPGNPSRVLLASITACAEGISLTAASRVIMLDSEWNPSKTKQAIARAFRPGQQKVVYVYQLLSRGTLEEDKYKRTTWKEWVSSMIFSEDFVEDPSLWQAEKIEDDVLREIVGEDRVKSFHMIMKNEKASTG; encoded by the exons atgaagagaAGACGTTTCTATGATTTGAAGCATCCATTTGATCCATTCC CTTTCGAGATCTTCTCCTGTGGTACATGGAACCCTGTTGAATACATAAGGATCCAACATGGAAAGATGACAGTACCTCTATTAGAGAACGGTTATATACTGGAAGATATACGTCCCTTCCAAAGGCTTCGTCTCAGATCAAGAAAGGCTACCTTGAACGACTGCACATGTTTCCTCCGACCTGGTATCGATGTTTGTGTTCTCTACCCTCTCCATGAAGATGACTTGGAACCG GTTTGGATCGACGCGAGGATTGTTTCTATAGAGAGGAAGCCACATGAATCTGAATGCACATGCGAGATCTATGTCAAAATTTACATAGACCAAGGCTGCATTGGAATGGAAGGACAAAGAATCAACAGAGACTCCGTGATCATCGGTCTAAACCAAATCTCCATCCTCCAAAAGTTTTACAAGGAACAAAGTGGTGATCAGTTTTACAGGTGGAAGTTCTCTGAGGACTGCACTACACTGATGAAAACAAGACTCTCGTTAGGAAACTTCTTGCCGGATCTTTCTTGGTTGCTTGTCACTTCGGTAATGAAAAACATTGTGTTTCATGTCAGAACAGTGCAAACAAAGATGGTTTATGAGATTGTAACGGATGAAGCCTCTAGCAGCTCTTTGAGCTCTATGAATATAACGGTGGAAGACGGTGTCTCTTTATCCAAAGTGGTTATGTTTAATCCTGCGGATATAGTAGATCTTGAAGTGAACCAAGAAACAGAACTCTActctgaagaagatgatgttgtgGAACTGCGTCGGTCCAAGAGAAGAGTTATGAGACCGGATAGGTATACCGGATGTGATTATCAGCTAGATACAAATGATGGTTGGGTGCGGATGATGCCATACCGGTTTGAAAAGTTGGATGTAGTTAGTATGGAAGATGAGTACTACTActacgaagaagaagatagtgGCCATGAGGAGGATGATGATACTCAAAATGATTTGTTCAAGATAAAAAGATCTAAGTCACTTCGATTGAAACCAAAACGTAGACAAGGTCAGATTGTTAtggtagagaagaagagaagacgtGGACCTGGTGTAAAACAAAGGAAGTCTCTACAAGTGATACCAAAACGTAGACAAGGTCAGATTGTTATGATAGATAAGAAGAGAGGACGTGAACTTGGTCGGAAAGAGAAGTTTGGGCTGACTGTGATTCCTTTCACTCCAGTGTTTGATCCTATACCATTGGAACAGTTTGGTCTTAATGCTAATAGCTTGGACCAAGGTGGCGGTTTCTCAAGAAACCAGTACTTTGATGATATTGAGAACTACCGAAGCAAGTCTGCTAAGTTTGGTAAGAAAGCAACTGAAATGGAAGAGATGATGGAGTCTGATCTATGTTGGAAAGGTCCTAACCACGTGGTGAAGTCGGTTCAAACACGAGTAACCAGATCATCATCGCGGTCAGCTGCTCAAAAGAATAAGTGTTCTGATGAACCAAAGGTGTATAAGAAAGTAACACTAAGCGCAGGTGCTTATAACAAGCTGATAGATGCATACATGAGCAACATCGATTCAACAATTGCATCCTTGAACGAGCCGGCCAGTGTTGTTGACCAGTGGGAGGAGTTAAAGAAGACGAACTTCGCTTCTAAACCGCATGGATGGGAGATGGGAGGAGCCTCTAGTGAGGATGGTGAGGGAGAGACTTCAGAGAATGATATGTTATGGAGAGAAATGGAACTCTGCCTGGCTTCTTCTTACATTCTTGACGACAATGAg GTAAGAGTGGACAATGAGGCTTTTGAAAAAGCGAAAAGTGGTTGTGAACATGAATATATGCTGGATGAAGAGATTGGGATGTGTTGTAGGTTATGTGGTCATGTAGGAAGTGAGATCAAACATGTTTCTGCACCTTTT gCTAAACATAAGAAGTGGACTATAGAGACTAAGCAGATAGAAGAAGATGACATAAAGACTAAACTGAGCCACAAAAAATCCACAAGCAAAGACTTCACTATGTCAAACGATTCTCCTGAGATGCTTACAGCTGAAGAAAGTGATAACGTTTGGGCATTAATACCTCACCTTAAGAGGAAACTCCATATGCATCAGCGGCGAGCTTTCGAGTTTCTCTGGAGAAACCTAGCAGGATCTGTGGAGCCTCCTCTTATGGATCCCACTTCAGACAACATAGGAGGCTGTGTGATCTCTCATGCTCCAGGAGCTGGTAAAACTTTCCTAATGATTGCTTTCCTCACAAGCTACTTAAAGCTGTTTCCTGGTAAGAGACCTTTGGTTCTTGCTCCAAAAACAACTCTCTACACGTGGTACAAGGAGTTCATCAAATGGGAGATCCCAGTTCCTGTTCATTTGATCCATGGACGAAGAACCTACTGTGTATTCAAGAAGAACAGTGTAGTTAACTTCAATAGAGTTCCTAAACCTAGCCAAGATGTTATGCATGTTCTTGACTGCTTAGAGAAGATACAGAAATGGCACGCCCACCCTAGCGTTCTTGTAATGGGTTACACCTCGTTTCTGACTTTGATGAGGGAGGACTCCAAGTTTGCTCACAGGAAGTACATGGCCAAGGTGCTAAGAGAGAGTCCTGGCCTTCTTATTCTCGACGAAGGACATAACCCTAGGAGTACTAAGTCGAGACTACGCAAAGGGTTGATGAAAGTTGGTACTGACTTGAGAATACTTCTCTCTGGCACTTTGTTTCAAAACAACTTCTGTGAGTACTTCAACACTTTGTGTCTAGCTAGACCAAAGTTTGTTCATGAAGTTCTAATGGAGTTGGATAAGAAGTTCAAGGCGAATCAAGGCGTGAATAAAGCGCCTCACCTTCTTGAGAACAGAGCTCGTAAGTTCTTTCTTGATAACATCGCCAAGAAGATTGACGCTGGTGTGGGAGATGAACGTCTTCAAGGTCTCAACATGCTGAGGAACATGACTACTAGCTTCATTGATAACTATGAAGGAAGTGGCGGCGGCGATGCTCTTCCCGGTTTGCAGATCTATACGTTGTTGATGAACTCAACGGATATACAGCATAAGATCCTCACAAAGCTTGGAAACGTGATGGCGTCTTATCACGGGTTTCTACTAGAGCTCGAGCTTCTTGTTACATTAGCAGCTATACATCCTTGGTTGGTCAAGACCTCAGCCTGTTGCGCCAAGTTCTTGAACGCGCAAGAACTTTTAGAGATCGAAAGGCTCAAGCACGACGCGAAGAAAGGATCTAAAGTCATGTTTGTGCTTAACCTAGTGTTCAGAGTGGTCAAGAGGGAGAAGATCTTGATCTTCTGCCACAACATTGCACCGATCCGTCTGTTTATAGAACTGTTTGAGAGCATTTTCAGGTGgcagagagggagagagatctTGACCTTAACGGGTGATCAAGAGCTTTTCGAGAGAGGTAGAGTGATAGACAAGTTTGAAGAGCCTGGAAACCCATCAAGAGTCTTGTTAGCTTCGATCACGGCTTGCGCAGAAGGGATTAGCTTAACCGCGGCGTCAAGGGTCATCATGCTTGACTCGGAGTGGAACCCTTCAAAGACAAAGCAAGCCATAGCTCGTGCGTTCAGACCGGGACAACAGAAAGTTGTTTATGTTTATCAGCTCCTGTCTAGAGGAACGTTGGAGGAAGACAAGTACAAGAGGACGACGTGGAAAGAATGGGTTTCGAGTATGATATTTAGTGAGGATTTTGTTGAGGATCCGTCTCTTTGGCAagctgagaagattgaagatgatgTTCTTAGAGAGATCGTTGGGGAAGATAGAGTTAAATCTTTCCATATGATCATGAAGAATGAGAAGGCTTCAACAGGGTGA
- the LOC125592733 gene encoding B3 domain-containing protein REM10-like, translating into MEAKSDASDQIWEVIREGRTLTRGWKEFTEAHDLRIGDIIIFKHEGDMVFHVTPFGLSCCEIQYTHPHIDADDAPTFSYDYCFLAEVTATNQKDDKMFLPVEAMWCGALNQQCKEVKLQNKEGKSWTASFGFSESDGAYYISRGSRKFCRDNRCTNGALFVFNVVGDGMTTPLLCVCPERKECTELLINHFSRIDGSIASTSRN; encoded by the exons ATGGAAGCTAAGTCGGACGCTTCGGATCAAATTTGGGAggtgatccgagaaggcaggaCACTCACCAGAGGTTGGAAAGAGTTCACCGAAGCACATGATCTTCGCATCGGTGACATTATCATCTTCAAACACGAAGGAGACATGGTCTTTCATGTGACTCCTTTTGGTCTTAGCTGTTGTGAGATTCAGTATACACATCCTCACATCGACGCTGATGATGCTCCTACTTTCTCATACGACTACTGCTTCTTGGCTGAGGTTACTGCTACAAATCAAAAGGACGACAAAATG TTTCTTCCTGTGGAAGCTATGTGGTGTGGTGCTTTGAACCAACAATGCAAAGAGGTCAAACTTCAAAACAAGGAGGGAAAGTCATGGACTGCGAGCTTCGGATTTAGCGAATCAGACGGCGCATATTACATCAGTAGAGGGTCGAGAAAGTTCTGTCGTGATAACAGATGCACCAACGGAGCTTTGTTTGTGTTCAACGTGGTTGGAGACGGGATGACAACTCCATTACTGTGTGTATGTCCGGAAAGGAAGGAGTGTACTGAACTACTGATCAACCACTTCAGCAGAATCGATG GTAGCATTGCTTCTACCTCACGAAATTAG
- the LOC106414796 gene encoding uncharacterized protein At2g29880-like, whose protein sequence is MHIYIKSVTWRRAYKTDRIRASIISFICQITFQTMGDPKDVKGKGQYHSWSGPEHKLLLRLLVDAINQGFRDASGKFNKLTVESRILTTLQQEVGSKKTYGQYKNRMKILKGRYQVFADFLRCSSGFGWDSETKKFTADDEVWKVYLQAHPNNKYLCDDSFEDFEELRIFEQNTATGQNAVGLGDSVDAGSYQFEENEKTNDNDFVHVIDEGGGIEHQQTCEPSSRKSIGEKLSHRKKARTDAYNSERVCEEVTEISSQIFDMIQKRWVKEAEEKEAEDKANNVWDAIKEIPDLDDDLRYEAMTLVHTLGMKSGFVNMSITDRCGWIRRNLRKPSG, encoded by the exons atgcacatatatataaaatcagtaACATGGAGAAGAGCTTACAAAACTGATAGGATACGAGCATCAATCATCTCTTTTATTTGTCAAA TTACCTTCCAAACAATGGGAGATCCAAAAGACGTAAAAGGTAAAGGTCAATACCACTCATGGTCTGGACCTGAGCACAAGTTGTTATTGAGGTTACTAGTGGATGCAATCAATCAAGGTTTTCGTGATGCCAGCGGCAAATTCAACAAACTGACGGTCGAATCCAGAATACTAACAACTCTACAGCAAGAAGTTGGATCTAAAAAAACCTACGGTCAGTATAAAAATAGGATGAAAATCTTGAAGGGTAGGTACCAAGTGTTTGCAGATTTTCTTCGTTGTAGTTCTGGTTTTGGATGGGACTCTGAAACGAAAAAATTCACAGCAGATGATGAAGTATGGAAGGTCTATCTGCag gcTCATCCAAATAATAAATATCTGTGTGATGATTCGTTTGAAGATTTTGAAGAGCTAAGGATATTTGAACAGAATACTGCAACTGGGCAGAATGCTGTGGGACTAGGTGATTCTGTTGATGCAGGATCCTATCAATTTGAAGAGAACGAGAAGACAAATGATAATGATTTTGTCCACGTGATAGATGAGGGAGGAGGAATAGAACACCAGCAAACATGTGAACCTTCATCAAGAAAAAGCATTGGAGAAAAGCTTTCACATAGAAAGAAAGCTAGGACGGATGCATATAACTCGGAAAGGGTTTGTGAGGAAGTTACAGAAATCAGTAGCCAAATTTTTGACATGATTCAGAAAAGATGGGTGAAGGAAGCTGAAGAAAAAGAAGCTGAAGACAAAGCTAACAATGTTTGGGATGCTATCAAGGAAATTCCTGACTTGGATGATGATTTGCGTTATGAGGCGATGACCCTTGTTCACACCTTAGGCATGAAATCTGGTTTCGTGAATATGTCCATAACAGATCGTTGTGGATGGATTAGAAGAAATCTCCGTAAACCAAGTGGCTGA
- the LOC106439500 gene encoding codeine O-demethylase-like, translated as MEKPKFKTVQEVIASGEGLPERYLHTPTTESQPLDAPVPEMDIPAIDLILLLSPSEYGRQELSKLHSALSTWGVVQVMNHGMTEAFLENIYELTKQFFALPTEEKQKYAREIGSIQGYGNDMILSDDQVLDWIDRLYLTTYPEDQRKLHFWPEIPAGFRETLHEYTMKQQVVIEQFFKGMARSLELDENCFLDMYGENAMMDTRFNLYPPCPRPDKVIGVKPHADGSAFTLLLPDKDVEGLQFLKDGKWYKAPIVPDTILINVGDQIEIMSNGIYKSPVHRVVTNREKERISVATFCVPGADQEIQPVDALVTKTRPRLYKTVKKYVELYFEYYQQGRRPIEAALI; from the exons ATGGAGAAGCCAAAGTTCAAGACTGTTCAAGAGGTGATTGCATCCGGCGAAGGACTACCGGAAAGATATCTCCACACACCCACTACCGAAAGTCAACCACTTGACGCTCCCGTGCCGGAGATGGATATTCCGGCCATCGATCTCATCCTTCTCCTGTCTCCTTCTGAGTACGGTCGACAAGAGTTGAGTAAGCTTCACTCTGCGCTCTCTACATGGGGCGTTGTTCAG GTGATGAATCATGGAATGACAGAAGCGTTTCTTGAAAATATCTACGAGCTGACCAAGCAGTTCTTTGCGCTTCCGACCGAAGAGAAACAAAAGTACGCTAGAGAGATTGGTAGTATTCAAGGATACGGTAACGACATGATTCTGTCTGATGATCAAGTTCTTGATTGGATCGACcgtttgtatctcactacttacCCTGAAGATCAACGTAAACTTCACTTCTGGCCTGAGATTCCAGCTGGTTTCAG GGAAACTTTACATGAATATACAATGAAGCAACAAGTAGTGATTGAGCAGTTCTTTAAAGGCATGGCAAGATCGTTGGAACTAGATGAGAATTGCTTTCTAGACATGTATGGAGAAAACGCTATGATGGATACAAGATTTAACTTGTATCCACCATGTCCAAGGCCAGACAAGGTTATTGGTGTCAAACCACATGCTGATGGCTCTGCTTTCACTCTTCTCTTACCTGACAAAGACGTGGAAGGGCTTCAGTTCTTGAAAGATGGCAAGTGGTATAAAGCTCCTATCGTTCCTGATACTATTCTGATCAATGTTGGAGATCAGATCGAG ATAATGAGCAATGGGATATACAAGAGTCCGGTTCATAGAGTGGTGACTAACAGGGAAAAGGAAAGGATATCTGTTGCAACGTTTTGTGTTCCTGGTGCGGACCAAGAGATTCAACCTGTAGATGCGCTTGTGACCAAGACAAGACCAAGATTGTATAAGACGGTTAAGAAGTATGTTGAGCTCTACTTTGAATACTATCAACAGGGTCGAAGACCGATCGAAGCTGCTTTGATCTGA
- the LOC106439502 gene encoding calcineurin B-like protein 5: MQNYYVDISKMGCVCSKHLGGTRTRHENISLLASQTFFSDAEVEVLHELFTKLTSCVSSDNLITKEGFQFILTKDTKRRSLSTERMFGLFDMRNDEAIDFGEFVHSLNIFHPNSTQRDKALFAFRLYDTRQTGFIEPEEVKEMIIDVLEESELMLTESIIDSIVSKTFEEADRKKDGKIDLEEWENFVARHPLILKNMTIPFLKDLPRTFPCFLQ, from the exons ATGCAGAATTATTATGTGGATATTAGTAAAATGGGATGTGTTTGCAGTAAGCACTTAGGAGGAACAAGAACAAGGCATGAAAACATCTCGCTTCTTGCTTCTCAAACCTTTT TTAGCGATGCTGAGGTTGAAGTTCTACATGAATTGTTCACCAAACTCACTTCTTGTGTCAGTAGCGACAACCTTATAACCAAA GAAGGTTTTCAGTTTATCTTAACCAAGGACACCAAGAGACGAAGTCTTTCTACGGAGCGG ATGTTTGGATTGTTCGATATGAGAAACGATGAGGCAATTGATTTTGGAGAGTTTGTACACTCTCTCAACATTTTCCATCCGAACTCCACCCAAAGAGATAAAGCCTTAT TTGCATTTCGGCTATATGATACTCGTCAGACTGGATTTATTGAACCGGAAGAG GTGAAAGAGATGATAATAGACGTTCTAGAGGAATCAGAACTGATGCTAACCGAGAGTATCATCGACTCGATTGTGTCTAAG ACATTTGAAGAGGCGGACAGGAAGAAAGATGGGAAAATAGATTTGGAAGAATGGGAGAACTTTGTGGCCAGGCATCCTTTGATTCTCAAGAACATGACCATCCCTTTCTTGAA GGACTTACCACGAACTTTTCCATGCTTTCTCCAATAA
- the LOC106413020 gene encoding putative nuclease HARBI1, producing MGLKDTRYVSVEEMLATFLFIVGQNSRYIQAQDRFKRSRFSISTSFHTILKVLNALAPSYMAKPETTVPPKIRDSTRFYPYFKDCVGAIDGTHILAMISGKDSSSYRNRKGQLSQNVLAACNFDLEFIYVLSGWEGSAHDAKVLQDALTRNSNRLQVPEGKFYLVDCGYANRRNFLAPFRKCRSDVFPEEVVIADDNEIDVQEIGEDENMDDDVQNGTQEQQRVNANNWRANIAATMWTYAMHMGS from the exons ATGGGATTAAAAGATACAAGATATGTTTCAGTTGAAGAAATGCTAGCCACCTTTTTGTTCATTGTTGGTCAAAACTCAAGGTATATTCAGGCTCAAGATAGATTCAAGAGGTCAAGATTCTCAATAAGTACAAGTTTTCATACAATTCTGAAAGTGTTAAACGCACTTGCTCCAAGTTACATGGCCAAGCCTGAAACAACAGTGCCTCCAAAGATAAGAGATAGCACACGATTCTATCCTTATTTTAAG gATTGTGTAGGAGCTATTGATGGAACGCATATTCTTGCGATGATAAGTGGAAAGGATTCATCTAGCTACCGCAATCGAAAAGGACAACTATCACAAAATGTTTTAGCTGCATGCaattttgatttagaatttatatatgTTCTTAGTGGATGGGAAGGTTCAGCTCATGATGCTAAAGTATTACAAGATGCTTTAACAAGAAATTCTAACAGATTACAAGTTCCAGAAG GAAAATTCTATTTAGTCGACTGTGGATACGCCAATCGTCGTAATTTTCTGGCTCCATTTCGAA AATGTCGTTCAGACGTGTTTCCTGAAGAAGTTGTTATCGCTGATGATAATGaaattgatgttcaagaaatAGGTGAAGATGAGAACAtggatgatgatgttcaaaatgGCACTCAAGAACAACAAAGAGTGAATGCTAATAATTGGAGAGCAAATATAGCAGCAACCATGTGGACATATGCTATGCATATGGGATCTTGA